One segment of Alnus glutinosa chromosome 2, dhAlnGlut1.1, whole genome shotgun sequence DNA contains the following:
- the LOC133861835 gene encoding receptor-like protein 34, translating to MTAICSASGDLPPASSDLTPCSHVPPSQLRLGQPSTASNTACDFQRYEQFTAVGAEFLNCFNCVSTPLCLEDERSALLQFKDSFVINKSASPDPSACSKLASWTLEGEHGDCCLWDGRVYCNEETVHVIDLDLSGSCLYGSFNSNSSVFRLFQLQRLNLAYNDFNDSQIPSAVGNLSMLTYLNLSYSVFSGQIPESLANLSSLTTLDLDYCQLHGEFPARIFQLPNLVGLLI from the exons ATGACAGCCATCTGCAGCGCCTCCGGTGATCTTCCTCCTGCCTCCAGTGATCTCACCCCATGCAGCCACGTTCCGCCATCTCAGCTGCGCCTAGGCCAGCCGTCCACAGCCAGCAATACCGCTTGTGACTTCCAGCGCT ATGAGCAGTTCACTGCAGTTGGGGCAGAATTTCTTAATTGCTTCAACTGCGTTTCCACC CCACTTTGCCTTGAAGATGAGAGATCAGCCTTGTTGCAATTCAAGGATAGCTTTGTTATAAACAAGTCTGCTTCACCAGATCCTTCTGCATGTTCTAAGCTTGCATCATGGACTCTGGAAGGAGAGCATGGTGATTGCTGCTTATGGGATGGCCGGGTCTACTGTAATGAGGAAACAGTTCATGTTATCGATCTTGATCTCAGTGGCAGTTGTCTCTATGGTTCTTTCAACTCTAACAGTAGTGTTTTTCGCCTTTTTCAACTTCAAAGGCTTAATCTTGCTTATAATGACTTTAATGACTCTCAAATCCCATCTGCAGTTGGCAATCTTTCCATGCTAACCTATCTCAACCTCTCCTACTCAGTGTTTTCTGGACAAATTCCTgaaagtttggcaaatttatcTTCTTTGACAACTCTAGATCTAGACTATTGTCAATTGCATGGTGAATTCCCAGCCAGAATTTTTCAACTTCCAAACCTAGTGGGTCTTCTAATATGA
- the LOC133861839 gene encoding receptor like protein 22-like codes for MSPLICILSSPEVLDFSYNNFNGKLHPCLGNFSSLSVLLLQTNNFHGNIPKAWAMGSSLKMIDLSENQFQGQLPRSMANCMMLEYLHVGNNPINDTFPFWLGTLSQLKVLVLLSNGFHGGIKSHKTNYAFPKLHIIDLSRNKSSGKLPAEYFQHWNAMKVVGANDQLIYMELPFAGDEWVYFVQYSTVTMTNKGIRLEYEKIQDVFMVIDFSSNRFEGEIPEVVVSLKGLHLLNLSNNALNGHIPSSLGNLTRIESMDLFQNKLFREIPPQLTQLFFVASFNVSNNRLTGPIPHGSQFDTFENSLFGGNSGLCGSSLSKKCRDFKYPQTPPSPLEENESSESPFEFGWKVVVIGYACGFVIGAIIGQIVIARKYDWFVKIFGKM; via the coding sequence ATGTCACCGTTGATTTGCATTCTGAGTTCACCTGAAGTACTTGATTTTTCCTATAACAACTTCAATGGCAAGCTTCATCCATGCTTAGGAAACTTCAGTTCCTTGTCTGTACTTCTACTACAAACCAACAACTTCCATGGCAACATCCCAAAAGCTTGGGCAATGGGGAGCAGCTTAAAGATGATTGACTTAAGCGAAAACCAATTCCAAGGTCAGCTACCGAGATCAATGGCAAATTGTATGATGTTAGAGTATCTTCATGTCGGTAACAATCCGATCAATGATACTTTTCCCTTCTGGTTGGGAACTCTTTCTCAGTTGAAGGTTCTTGTCCTCCTTTCTAATGGATTTCATGGTGGAATAAAGAGTCATAAAACCAATTATGCATTCCCAAAGTTGCATATAATTGATCTCTCTCGAAATAAAAGCTCTGGAAAATTGCCCGCAGAGTATTTCCAACATTGGAATGCTATGAAAGTTGTTGGTGCAAATGATCAGTTGATATACATGGAGCTACCGTTTGCCGGAGATGAGTGGGTATATTTTGTCCAATACAGTACAGTTACAATGACAAACAAAGGCATAAGGTTGGAGTATGAGAAAATCCAAGATGTGTTCATGGTCATTGATTTCTCAAGCAATAGATTTGAAGGAGAAATTCCAGAAGTTGTAGTGAGTCTTAAAGGTCTTCATTTGCTAAATCTTTCCAATAATGCTCTGAATGGTCATATCCCATCATCTTTAGGGAACTTGACACGTATAGAATCAATGGACCTTTTCCAAAACAAGTTGTTTAGAGAGATACCTCCACAACTAACACAACTCTTTTTTGTTGCATCCTTTAATGTCTCCAACAACCGTCTCACAGGACCTATACCACATGGAAGTCAATTTGACACATTTGAAAATAGTTTATTTGGAGGTAATTCAGGATTGTGTGGAAGCTCGTTATCAAAGAAATGTAGAGATTTCAAGTACCCTCAGACTCCACCTTCTCCCTTAGAAGAGAATGAAAGCTCAGAATCTCCATTTGAATTTGGTTGGAAAGTAGTTGTCATAGGGTATGCATGTGGATTTGTAATTGGAGCTATAATTGGGCAAATTGTGATTGCAAGGAAGTATGATTGGTTTGTGAAGATTTTTGGAAAGATGTAG
- the LOC133861847 gene encoding receptor like protein 22-like, translating into MDHFMFLRLLFLLSLFLVLLTVSLSSLQPLCLEDERSALLQFKDSFVIDKSASSYPSACSKLASWTLEGENGDCCVWDGVNCNQETGHVIDLDLSGSCLYGSINSNSSVFRLLQLQSLNLADNDFNNSQIPLAVGNLSRLTHLDLSYSMFSGQIPETLANLSSLTTLYLEYCQLHGEFPTKIFQLPNLQVLSIRFNQNLTGHLPEFHSTSSLKDLTLESTSFSGKLPTSIGNLSSLHVLYARNCYFSGSIPPSLSNLTQLTELVLSNNKLSGMLELDMFLKIKSLSVLMLSSNNLTLLTKANSNDTLAQFHTLALGSCKLGKFPDFLRNQNKLSWLELESNNLQGLIPKWLYNTSLETLRAIILHGNFLIGFEQSPIVLPWSKLEILTLGYNRLQGSLPIPQPSIKIYRVRRNLIREMSLLICNLSSPEVLDFSYNNITSKLHPCLGNFSSLSVLLLQSNNFHGNIPKTWAMGSSLKMIDLSENQFQGQLPRSMANCMMLQYLHVGNNQINDTFPFWLGTLSQLKVLVLRSNGFHGGIKSHKINYTFPELHIIDLSHNSFTGKLPAEYFLHWNAMKVVGANDQLIYMELGFAGDGWDSSVQYTDTMTNKGIKLEYEKIQDLFMVIDFSSNRFEGEIPEVVGSLKGLNSLNLSNNAFTGHIPSSLGNLTHIESMDLSQNKLFGEIPPQLTQLFFLASFNVSNNRLTGPIPHGSQFDTFGNSSFGGNSGLCGRPLSKKCGDFKYPQTPPSPFEVNESSESSFEFGWKVVAIGYACGFVIGAIIGQIVIARKYHWFLKIFGKM; encoded by the coding sequence atgGATCACTTCATGTTCTTGCGCTtgctttttcttctctcattgTTCCTCGTTTTACTCACggtttctttgtcctctctgcAGCCACTTTGCCTTGAAGATGAGAGATCAGCCTTGTTGCAATTCAAGGATAGCTTTGTTATAGACAAGTCTGCTTCATCATATCCTTCTGCATGTTCTAAGCTTGCATCATGGACTCTGGAAGGAGAGAATGGTGATTGCTGCGTATGGGATGGGGTCAACTGTAATCAGGAAACAGGTCATGTTATCGATCTTGATCTCAGTGGCAGTTGTCTCTATGGTTCTATAAACTCTAATAGTAGCGTTTTTCGCCTTCTTCAACTTCAAAGTCTTAATCTTGCTGATAATGACTTTAATAACTCTCAAATCCCATTGGCAGTTGGCAATCTTTCGAGGTTAACCCATCTCGACCTCTCCTACTCCATGTTTTCAGGACAAATCCCTGAAACTTTGGCAAATTTATCTTCTTTGACAACTCTATATCTAGAATATTGTCAATTGCATGGGGAATTTCCAACAAAAATTTTTCAACTACCAAACTTACAAGTTCTTTCGATAAGATTCAATCAGAATCTCACTGGTCATTTGCCTGAATTTCACTCTACTAGTTCTCTTAAGGATTTGACACTTGAGAGCACAAGTTTTTCTGGTAAACTACCGACTTCAATTGGAAACTTAAGTTCTTTACATGTTTTATATGCTCGGAATTGCTATTTCTCTGGATCTATCCCACCTTCACTCAGTAATCTCACCCAACTCACAGAACTAGTCCTTTCAAACAATAAATTGAGTGGGATGTTGGAGTTAGACATGTTTCTTAAGATCAAAAGTTTAAGTGTGCTTATGCTATCATCCAACAATTTGACATTGCTAACCAAGGCCAATTCAAATGACACTCTTGCACAGTTTCACACTCTAGCATTGGGTTCTTGCAAGTTAGGGAAGTTTCCAGATTTCTTGCGTAACCAAAACAAATTGAGTTGGCTTGAGCTTGAATCCAACAATCTTCAAGGCTTAATCCCCAAATGGTTGTATAATACGAGTTTAGAAACTCTTAGGGCTATAATTCTTCATGGAAATTTTCTAATAGGCTTTGAGCAATCTCCAATTGTTCTCCCATGGTCTAAACTAGAAATTTTAACTCTAGGATATAACCGGCTACAAGGATCACTCCCCATTCCACAACCATCTATCAAGATTTATCGTGTCCGAAGGAACTTGATAAGAGAAATGTCACTGTTGATTTGCAATCTGAGTTCACCTGAAGTACTTGATTTTTCCTATAACAACATCACTAGCAAGCTTCATCCATGCTTAGGAAACTTCAGTTCTTTGTCTGTACTTCTTCTACAAAGCAACAACTTCCATGGCAACATCCCAAAAACTTGGGCAATGGGAAGCAGCTTAAAGATGATTGACTTAAGTGAAAACCAATTCCAAGGTCAGCTACCAAGGTCAATGGCAAACTGTATGATGCTACAGTATCTTCATGTTGGTAACAATCAGATCAATGACACTTTTCCCTTTTGGTTGGGAACTCTTTCTCAGTTGAAGGTTCTTGTCCTCCGTTCTAATGGATTTCATGGTGGAATAAAGAGTCATAAAATCAATTATACATTCCCCGAGTTGCATATCATTGATCTCTCTCATAATAGTTTCACTGGAAAATTGCCCGCAGAGTATTTCCTACATTGGAATGCCATGAAAGTTGTTGGTGCAAATGATCAATTGATATACATGGAGCTAGGGTTTGCCGGAGACGGGTGGGATTCTTCTGTCCAATACACGGATACAATGACAAACAAAGGCATAAAGTTGGAGTACGAGAAAATCCAAGATTTGTTCATGGTCATTGATTTCTCGAGTAATAGATTTGAAGGAGAAATTCCAGAAGTTGTGGGGAGTCTTAAAGGTCTTAATTCGCTAAATCTTTCCAATAATGCTTTCACTGGTCATATCCCATCATCTTTAGGGAACTTGACACATATAGAATCAATGGACCTTTCTCAAAACAAGTTGTTTGGAGAGATACCTCCACAACTAACACAACTCTTTTTCCTTGCATCCTTTAATGTCTCCAACAACCGTCTCACAGGGCCTATACCACATGGAAGTCAATTTGACACATTTGGAAATAGTTCATTTGGAGGTAATTCAGGATTGTGTGGAAGGCCGTTATCAAAGAAATGTGGAGATTTCAAGTACCCTCAGACTCCACCTTCTCCCTTTGAAGTGAATGAAAGCTCAGAGTCTTCATTTGAATTTGGTTGGAAAGTAGTTGCCATAGGGTATGCATGTGGATTTGTAATAGGAGCTATAATTGGGCAAATTGTGATTGCAAGGAAGTATCATTGGTTTTTGAAGATTTTTGGAAAGATGTAG